From Saccopteryx leptura isolate mSacLep1 chromosome 3, mSacLep1_pri_phased_curated, whole genome shotgun sequence, one genomic window encodes:
- the ANGPTL7 gene encoding angiopoietin-related protein 7: MLKKTPSAVTWLCIFILAFVSHPVWPQKPPKRKTPAQHKAAACCAEVKELQAQVANLSSLLSELSRKQEKDWVSVVMQVMELESSSKRTEARLTEAEGKYSEMNNQIDIMQLQAAQTVTQTSADAIYDCSSLYQKNYRISGVYKLPPDDFLGSPELEVFCDMETAGGGWTVVQRRKSGLVSFYRDWKQYKQGFGSIRGDFWLGNEHIHRLSRRPTRLRVEMEDWEGSTRYAQYSHFVVSNELNSYRLYLGNYSGTAGNDALIYHNNTAFSTKDKDNDNCLDKCAQLRKGGYWYNCCTDSNLNGVFYRLGEHNKHLDGITWYGWHGSTYSLKRVEMKIRPEDFQP, from the exons ATGCTGAAAAAGACTCCCTCAGCCGTGACCTGGCTCTGCATTTTCATCTTGGCCTTCGTCAGCCATCCAGTATGGCCACAAAAGCCCCCTAAGCGCAAGACGCCTGCGCAGCACAAAGCAGCCGCCTGCTGTGCGGAGGTGAAGGAGCTCCAAGCCCAGGTTGCCAACCTGAGCAGCCTGCTGAGTGAGCTGAGCAGGAAGCAGGAGAAGGACTGGGTCAGCGTGGTCATGCAGGTGATGGAGCTGGAGAGCAGCAGCAAGCGCACAGAGGCGCGGCTCACGGAGGCTGAGGGCAAGTACTCGGAGATGAACAACCAGATCGACATCATGCAGCTGCAGGCAGCACAGACGGTCACGCAGACGTCAGCAG ATGCCATCTATGACTGCTCGTCCCTCTACCAGAAGAATTACCGCATCTCTGGCGTGTATAAGCTTCCTCCCGATGACTTCCTGGGCAGCCCTGAGCTGGAG GTGTTCTGTGACATGGAGACGGCGGGCGGTGGCTGGACCGTGGTCCAGAGACGGAAGAGCGGCCTCGTCTCCTTCTACCGGGACTGGAAGCAGTACAAGCAGGGCTTTGGCAGCATCCGTGGGGACTTCTGGCTGGGGAACGAGCACATCCACCGGCTCTCCAGACGGCCCACCCGGCTGCGCGTGGAGATGGAG GACTGGGAGGGCAGCACGCGCTATGCCCAGTACAGCCACTTCGTGGTGAGCAATGAGCTGAACAGCTACCGCCTCTACCTGGGGAACTACAGCGGCACGGCGGGGAACGACGCCCTCATCTACCACAACAACACGGCCTTCAGCACCAAGGACAAGGACAACGACAACTGCTTAGACAAGTGTGCACAGCTCCGCAAAG GTGGATACTGGTACAACTGCTGCACAGACTCCAACCTCAACGGAGTCTTCTACCGGCTTGGGGAGCACAACAAGCACCTGGATGGCATCACTTGGTATGGCTGGCACGGCTCCACCTACTCCCTGAAACGGGTGGAAATGAAAATCCGCCCAGAGGACTTCCAGCCCTGA